From a region of the Rathayibacter sp. VKM Ac-2804 genome:
- a CDS encoding NAD-dependent succinate-semialdehyde dehydrogenase produces the protein MSSSSYAVIDPASGETLSEYSGTTDAEVSEAIAAAHDAYSTWSRTVPVATRAALIARVADLHVERADALAEIIVREMGKPLDQAQGEVGFAADIYRYYAENGEEFLKDEPIALTDGTGSAFVRRSGLGVLLGIMPWNFPYYQVARFAGPNVVNGNTILLKHAPQCPESAAAIADIFRTAAEELGAPAGVYVNLYASNDQAATVIADPRVQGVSVTGSERAGAAVAEIAGRNLKKVVLELGGSDPFVLLSTDDLDKAVEDAVAARLDNNGQSCNAAKRFIVIDGLYDAFAEKFTAAFTAAQPADPFAEGTLLGPLSSAAATERLEQQLAVAREQGATVRASGEVTGNFFPPAVLEDVTPEMNAYREEFFGPVAALYRVHDEDEAIALANDTPYGLGSYLYTTDSEQALRLADRIDAGMVWINLVLGDAAELPFGGVKRSGTGREMGRSALEEFVNKKLIRIA, from the coding sequence ATGAGCAGCAGCAGCTACGCCGTCATCGACCCGGCCTCGGGCGAGACGCTGAGCGAGTACTCCGGCACGACCGACGCGGAGGTGTCCGAGGCGATCGCCGCCGCCCACGACGCGTACTCCACCTGGTCGCGGACCGTCCCGGTCGCCACCCGCGCCGCGCTGATCGCCCGGGTCGCCGACCTGCACGTCGAGCGCGCCGACGCCCTCGCCGAGATCATCGTCCGCGAGATGGGCAAGCCGCTCGACCAGGCGCAGGGCGAGGTGGGCTTCGCGGCCGACATCTACCGGTACTACGCCGAGAACGGCGAGGAGTTCCTGAAGGACGAGCCGATCGCGCTGACCGACGGCACCGGCTCGGCGTTCGTCCGCCGCTCGGGCCTGGGCGTGCTGCTGGGGATCATGCCCTGGAACTTCCCCTACTACCAGGTCGCCCGCTTCGCCGGCCCGAACGTGGTGAACGGCAACACGATCCTGCTCAAGCACGCGCCGCAGTGCCCGGAGTCGGCCGCCGCGATCGCCGACATCTTCCGCACCGCCGCCGAGGAGCTCGGCGCCCCCGCCGGCGTCTACGTGAACCTCTACGCGAGCAACGACCAGGCGGCGACCGTCATCGCCGACCCGCGCGTGCAGGGCGTCTCCGTCACCGGCTCCGAGCGCGCGGGAGCGGCCGTCGCCGAGATCGCCGGTCGGAACCTCAAGAAGGTCGTCCTCGAGCTGGGCGGCTCCGACCCCTTCGTGCTGCTCTCCACCGACGACCTCGACAAGGCCGTCGAGGACGCCGTCGCCGCGCGCCTGGACAACAACGGCCAGTCCTGCAACGCCGCCAAGCGCTTCATCGTGATCGACGGGCTCTACGACGCGTTCGCGGAGAAGTTCACCGCGGCCTTCACCGCCGCGCAGCCCGCGGATCCCTTCGCCGAGGGGACCCTCCTCGGCCCGCTCTCCTCCGCCGCCGCGACCGAGCGCCTCGAGCAGCAGCTCGCCGTCGCCCGCGAGCAGGGCGCGACCGTCCGCGCGAGCGGCGAGGTGACCGGCAACTTCTTCCCGCCGGCCGTCCTCGAGGACGTCACCCCCGAGATGAACGCGTACCGCGAGGAGTTCTTCGGCCCCGTCGCCGCGCTCTACCGGGTGCACGACGAGGACGAGGCGATCGCCCTCGCCAACGACACCCCCTACGGTCTGGGCTCCTACCTCTACACGACCGACTCGGAGCAGGCCCTCCGCCTGGCCGACCGCATCGACGCCGGCATGGTCTGGATCAACCTCGTCCTGGGTGACGCGGCCGAGCTCCCCTTCGGCGGCGTCAAGCGCTCCGGCACCGGCCGCGAGATGGGCCGCAGCGCCCTCGAGGAGTTCGTCAACAAGAAGCTGATCCGCATCGCCTAG
- a CDS encoding helix-turn-helix domain-containing protein, whose product MDVKQVAEQLGVTPRRVRAMIAAGRIEARKVGRRWEIVEVPEVRSRRPLSARSRRLLAHALHERTLSGLEGQERARTAARIRLLRASPDPAGLLADWWGGTVESGLVDFGTNLVQHALHGDPAYVREALHRPRREYLRRPEDLADVVGSERRIQGLSTDELAHAAGVAASDVRRLERGLPMSTPSTARRVLDVLGVEPTALPDLDCR is encoded by the coding sequence ATGGACGTCAAGCAGGTCGCCGAGCAGCTCGGTGTGACTCCGCGCCGAGTGCGGGCGATGATCGCCGCGGGCCGGATCGAGGCCAGGAAGGTCGGTCGGCGCTGGGAGATCGTGGAGGTGCCCGAGGTGCGCTCGCGCCGGCCGCTCTCCGCCAGGTCGCGGCGGCTGCTGGCCCACGCCCTGCACGAGCGGACCCTGTCGGGCCTCGAGGGACAGGAGCGCGCCCGGACCGCCGCGCGCATCCGCCTGCTTCGGGCGTCGCCCGACCCCGCCGGGCTGCTGGCGGACTGGTGGGGCGGGACTGTGGAGTCCGGGCTCGTCGACTTCGGCACGAATCTCGTGCAGCACGCGCTCCACGGCGACCCCGCCTACGTGCGGGAGGCTCTGCACCGACCGCGACGCGAGTACCTCCGGCGCCCGGAGGATCTGGCGGATGTCGTCGGCTCGGAGCGACGCATCCAGGGCCTCTCCACCGACGAGCTGGCGCACGCCGCGGGGGTGGCTGCCTCCGACGTGCGACGCCTCGAACGCGGACTGCCGATGTCGACGCCCTCGACCGCGCGACGGGTGCTGGACGTGCTGGGCGTCGAGCCGACGGCGCTTCCCGACCTGGACTGTCGATGA
- a CDS encoding putative zinc-binding metallopeptidase, with amino-acid sequence MRVFGCPHCEARVEFEDARCLRCGTALAYDVEADELVEAEGRALCVYRGTIDCTWLAAAGTGGACASCALTNARPPVYDAATLSQLTVAEFAKRRLLRQLRHLDLPVHRGRRLSFELLSSAQGSVTTGHADGVITVDLAEGNDAHREALKARLGEPYRTMLGHFRHEIGHYYWQLLVDGTPLLPAFRALFGDERADYGAALDAHYGGASTEDWARDHISQYATTHPWEDFAETFAHYLHIADALETTATVGLTVAGPWGRLPESLVGSVQATGAQRVADLETPEILARWHGFSLALNSVNRSMGKDDLYPFVITPAIAEKLAWVHELVRRGA; translated from the coding sequence ATGCGCGTCTTCGGCTGTCCGCACTGCGAGGCGCGGGTGGAGTTCGAGGACGCGCGGTGCCTGCGCTGCGGCACGGCGCTCGCGTACGACGTCGAGGCGGACGAGCTCGTCGAGGCGGAGGGGCGCGCGCTCTGCGTGTATCGCGGCACGATCGACTGCACCTGGCTGGCCGCGGCGGGGACGGGCGGCGCCTGCGCCTCCTGCGCGCTGACCAATGCCCGGCCGCCGGTGTACGACGCGGCGACGCTGAGCCAGCTGACCGTCGCCGAGTTCGCCAAGCGGCGGCTGCTGCGCCAGCTGCGGCACCTCGACCTGCCGGTGCACCGCGGTCGGCGGCTGTCCTTCGAGCTGTTGTCCTCCGCGCAGGGCTCCGTGACGACCGGGCACGCCGACGGCGTGATCACCGTCGATCTCGCCGAAGGCAACGACGCGCACCGCGAGGCGCTCAAGGCGCGGCTCGGCGAGCCGTACCGGACGATGCTCGGCCACTTCCGGCACGAGATCGGCCACTACTACTGGCAGCTGCTCGTGGACGGCACGCCGCTCCTTCCCGCGTTCCGAGCGCTGTTCGGCGACGAGCGGGCCGACTACGGCGCCGCGCTCGACGCGCACTACGGCGGCGCCTCGACCGAGGACTGGGCCCGCGACCACATCTCGCAGTACGCGACGACGCACCCGTGGGAGGACTTCGCCGAGACCTTCGCGCACTACCTGCACATCGCCGACGCGCTGGAGACGACGGCGACGGTGGGTCTCACCGTCGCCGGACCCTGGGGCCGCCTCCCCGAGTCGCTGGTCGGCAGTGTGCAGGCGACCGGCGCGCAGCGCGTCGCCGATCTGGAGACGCCCGAGATCCTCGCCCGCTGGCACGGCTTCTCGCTCGCCCTCAACAGCGTGAACCGCTCGATGGGCAAGGACGACCTCTACCCGTTCGTCATCACGCCCGCGATCGCCGAGAAGCTCGCCTGGGTGCACGAGCTGGTGCGCCGCGGCGCCTGA
- a CDS encoding DUF2945 domain-containing protein has product MKKGDKISWNTSQGETHGELVEKKTKEFHFEGQKFNASDDEPYWIVQSDKTDAKAAHKESSLKKK; this is encoded by the coding sequence GTGAAGAAGGGCGACAAGATCAGCTGGAACACCTCGCAGGGCGAGACCCACGGCGAGCTGGTCGAGAAGAAGACGAAGGAGTTCCACTTCGAGGGGCAGAAGTTCAACGCCTCGGACGACGAGCCCTACTGGATCGTGCAGAGCGACAAGACCGACGCGAAGGCCGCCCACAAGGAGTCCTCGCTGAAGAAGAAGTAG
- the glgX gene encoding glycogen debranching protein GlgX encodes MPASPRSFPYPLGVSLRGDAGANAAVYSETADSVEVCLFDESGAETRVTLSERTGHVFHGIVPEMTVGTRYGLRVDGPWDPANGLRHNAAKLLLDPHATAIEGGYDWSEDVFGQFYEDAEKRNDADDADAVPRCVVTDPDSFDWTGDEAPRIPLDETVVYEVHVKGFTQLHPDVPEDVRGTYRGLAHPAAIKHFTDLGVTSVELLPVHQFVQDSHLVEKGLRNYWGYNSLGFFAPHNEYSHAGDDGSQVDEFKAMVKAFHEAGLEVILDVVYNHTAEGNDKGPTLSFKGIDNGSYYRLVEDDRANYFDTTGTGNSLNVAHPAALGLIMDSLRYWVTEMHVDGFRFDLATTLTRQTGEAEVHSAFLDLIAQDPVLAPVKMIAEPWDTAGYQVGGFPADWSEWNGKFRDDVRDFWHGADSVLGTTAQRILGSPDVYEADKRSPVSSVNFVTAHDGFTLADLTAYSRKHNAANGEDNNDGESDNRSSNNGAEGATDNAAVNERRARMRRNFLATLLLSAGVPMILGGDEIARTQGGNNNAYCQDDEISWFDWEKADLNLLAFTRELIALRKAEPALRPKWFRRAPGDGPETVDILRSDAAGFADEDWDNPDARSITFVFRSEGSASFALLMNSAENGVEFTVPDAPGAEWVLAASSDPEQVVEGEVTTLIVRDASFTLLRSAAS; translated from the coding sequence ATGCCCGCATCTCCCCGCTCCTTCCCCTATCCCCTCGGCGTCTCCCTCCGCGGCGACGCCGGCGCGAACGCCGCCGTCTACTCCGAGACCGCCGACAGCGTCGAGGTCTGCCTCTTCGACGAGTCCGGAGCCGAGACCCGCGTCACCCTCTCCGAGCGCACCGGACACGTCTTCCACGGCATCGTCCCCGAGATGACGGTCGGCACCCGCTACGGCCTGCGCGTCGACGGCCCCTGGGACCCGGCCAACGGCCTCCGCCACAACGCCGCCAAGCTCCTGCTCGACCCGCACGCCACCGCGATCGAGGGCGGCTACGACTGGAGCGAGGACGTCTTCGGCCAGTTCTACGAGGACGCCGAGAAGCGCAACGACGCCGACGACGCCGACGCCGTGCCGCGCTGCGTCGTGACCGACCCCGACTCCTTCGACTGGACCGGCGACGAGGCCCCGCGCATTCCGCTGGACGAGACCGTCGTCTACGAGGTGCACGTGAAGGGCTTCACCCAGCTGCACCCGGACGTGCCCGAGGACGTCCGCGGCACCTACCGCGGTCTCGCGCACCCCGCGGCGATCAAGCACTTCACCGACCTCGGCGTGACCTCGGTCGAGCTGCTGCCCGTGCACCAGTTCGTGCAGGACTCGCACCTCGTCGAGAAGGGCCTGCGCAACTACTGGGGCTACAACTCGCTCGGCTTCTTCGCGCCGCACAACGAGTACTCGCACGCGGGCGACGACGGCTCGCAGGTCGACGAGTTCAAGGCGATGGTCAAGGCGTTCCACGAGGCCGGCCTCGAGGTCATCCTCGACGTGGTCTACAACCACACCGCCGAGGGCAACGACAAGGGCCCGACGCTGTCCTTCAAGGGCATCGACAACGGCTCCTACTACCGCCTCGTCGAGGACGACCGCGCGAACTACTTCGACACCACCGGCACCGGCAACAGCCTCAACGTCGCGCACCCCGCGGCGCTGGGCCTGATCATGGACTCGCTGCGCTACTGGGTCACCGAGATGCACGTCGACGGCTTCCGCTTCGACCTCGCGACCACGCTCACCCGCCAGACCGGCGAGGCCGAGGTGCACAGCGCCTTCCTCGACCTGATCGCGCAGGACCCGGTGCTCGCGCCCGTCAAGATGATCGCCGAGCCGTGGGACACCGCCGGCTACCAGGTGGGCGGCTTCCCCGCCGACTGGTCGGAGTGGAACGGGAAGTTCCGCGACGACGTGCGCGACTTCTGGCACGGAGCCGACTCGGTGCTCGGCACCACCGCCCAGCGGATCCTCGGCTCGCCCGACGTCTACGAGGCCGACAAGCGCTCCCCCGTCTCGAGCGTCAACTTCGTCACCGCGCACGACGGCTTCACCCTCGCCGACCTCACCGCCTACTCGCGCAAGCACAACGCGGCCAACGGCGAGGACAACAACGACGGCGAGAGCGACAACCGCTCCTCCAACAACGGGGCCGAGGGCGCGACGGACAACGCCGCGGTCAACGAGCGCCGGGCGCGGATGCGCCGCAACTTCCTCGCGACGCTGCTGCTCTCGGCCGGCGTGCCGATGATCCTCGGCGGCGACGAGATCGCGCGCACCCAGGGCGGCAACAACAACGCCTACTGCCAGGACGACGAGATCTCGTGGTTCGACTGGGAGAAGGCGGACCTGAACCTGCTCGCCTTCACCCGCGAGCTGATCGCGCTGCGGAAGGCCGAGCCGGCCCTGCGGCCGAAGTGGTTCCGCCGCGCTCCCGGCGACGGCCCCGAGACGGTCGACATCCTGCGCTCCGACGCCGCGGGCTTCGCCGACGAGGACTGGGACAACCCGGACGCCCGCTCGATCACGTTCGTCTTCCGCTCCGAGGGCAGCGCCAGCTTCGCGCTGCTGATGAACTCGGCCGAGAACGGCGTCGAGTTCACGGTGCCGGACGCGCCCGGTGCGGAGTGGGTGCTCGCAGCCTCGAGCGACCCGGAGCAGGTCGTCGAGGGCGAGGTCACCACGCTGATCGTGCGCGACGCGTCCTTCACACTGCTGCGCTCCGCCGCCTCCTGA
- a CDS encoding DHA2 family efflux MFS transporter permease subunit: MALAAARRRWIGLIVISLGVATIIVDSTIVNVAIPSIVADLGITSTRVQWVQESYTLVFAALLLAFGTLADRWGRRRMLVVGIALFALSSVAASLAATGDLLIASRVVQGVGGAMVLPSTLSLINATFRGKERAIAFAVWGSTIGGMTAVGPLLGGWLTTDFSWRWAFGINIPLGIVIVVGALLFVDESRQPDAGRVDLVGALLSVVASAGLVFGLIEGRSLGWWLPSPVPVAFVVAVLAAIAFVLWARARERAGRSAMLSLRLFRLASFRNGSIAAMIVSLGEFGIILALPIWLQNVLGYTAVQTGLVLIALALGSFVASGFAGAFGNRVSAVLIVRVGLAAEIVGVVGIGAVVSDTTPWWALVPFLAVYGFGVGLATAQLTGVVLRDVPVELSGQGSGTQSTARQIGSALGIAVLGTILYTSTAGVLTSSLEEQGLQAAQVSSTVDAVVDSSGAAIAGLAADPGTADVARAAGEALSDGTRFAAFAAGAFLAVGFAATLSLGGAAPREEEAHAPVGAAPVSSAEPRRRR; encoded by the coding sequence ATGGCTCTCGCAGCAGCTCGGCGCCGCTGGATCGGACTGATCGTGATCAGCCTCGGCGTGGCGACGATCATCGTCGACTCGACGATCGTGAACGTGGCGATCCCGTCGATCGTCGCCGACCTCGGCATCACCTCGACCCGGGTGCAGTGGGTGCAGGAGTCGTACACCCTGGTCTTCGCCGCGCTCCTGCTCGCCTTCGGCACCCTCGCCGACCGCTGGGGCCGGCGCCGGATGCTCGTCGTCGGCATCGCGCTGTTCGCGCTGTCCTCGGTCGCCGCCTCGCTCGCGGCCACCGGCGATCTGCTGATCGCTTCGCGGGTGGTGCAGGGCGTGGGCGGCGCGATGGTGCTGCCGTCGACGCTGTCGCTGATCAACGCGACGTTCCGCGGCAAGGAGCGCGCGATCGCCTTCGCCGTCTGGGGCTCGACGATCGGCGGGATGACCGCCGTCGGCCCGCTGCTCGGCGGCTGGCTCACCACCGACTTCTCCTGGCGCTGGGCCTTCGGGATCAACATCCCGCTCGGGATCGTCATCGTCGTCGGCGCGCTGCTCTTCGTGGACGAGTCGCGGCAGCCGGACGCGGGCCGCGTCGACCTGGTGGGCGCGCTGCTCTCGGTCGTCGCCTCGGCCGGCCTGGTCTTCGGTCTGATCGAGGGCCGGAGCCTGGGCTGGTGGCTGCCCTCGCCCGTGCCGGTCGCGTTCGTCGTCGCCGTCCTCGCGGCGATCGCCTTCGTGCTCTGGGCGCGGGCCCGCGAGCGCGCCGGGCGCTCGGCGATGCTCTCGCTGCGGCTCTTCCGGCTGGCCTCGTTCCGCAACGGCAGCATCGCCGCGATGATCGTCTCGCTCGGCGAGTTCGGCATCATCCTCGCGCTGCCGATCTGGCTGCAGAACGTGCTCGGCTACACCGCGGTGCAGACCGGGCTGGTGCTGATCGCCCTGGCGCTCGGCTCCTTCGTCGCCTCCGGCTTCGCGGGCGCGTTCGGCAACCGCGTCTCCGCGGTGCTGATCGTCCGGGTCGGGCTCGCGGCCGAGATCGTCGGCGTCGTCGGCATCGGCGCCGTCGTCTCCGACACGACGCCGTGGTGGGCGCTCGTCCCCTTCCTCGCCGTCTACGGCTTCGGCGTCGGCCTCGCCACCGCGCAGCTGACCGGCGTCGTCCTCCGCGACGTGCCCGTCGAGCTCAGCGGGCAGGGCTCCGGCACCCAGTCGACCGCCCGGCAGATCGGCTCGGCGCTGGGCATCGCCGTGCTCGGCACGATCCTCTACACCTCGACCGCGGGCGTGCTCACCTCGTCGCTGGAGGAGCAGGGCCTTCAGGCCGCGCAGGTCAGCAGCACCGTGGACGCCGTCGTCGACTCCTCGGGAGCGGCCATCGCCGGTCTCGCCGCCGACCCCGGCACCGCGGACGTCGCGCGGGCCGCGGGGGAGGCGCTCTCGGACGGCACGCGCTTCGCCGCCTTCGCCGCGGGTGCGTTCCTGGCCGTCGGCTTCGCGGCGACCCTCTCCCTCGGCGGCGCGGCGCCGCGCGAGGAGGAGGCCCACGCCCCGGTCGGCGCCGCCCCGGTCAGCTCAGCGGAGCCGCGTCGTCGGCGGTGA
- a CDS encoding NADP-dependent oxidoreductase yields the protein MRRLGYERFGGPDVLSWREAPVPMPRRGEVLVRTRAASINATDEKILSGAARIMAVGRKRPYGFGLDIAGTVEALGPGDHSVSIGDRVVGMTRDGDAFADASIVRSRSLVPLPDALDDVQGVTLAMSGGTAIGTVDALRVRAGEQVLVGGGSGAIGNLVVQLLLRAGCTVAATGSAASADTLRALGAEPHDYRLLDLGVLGGRFDAVLDVSGHLPAKDAALLLADGGRYATLVPSGPDLGAQAASLVRRGSPRVSNLIVTASAERIGRAVSLAVSGELVPTAGAVHPLDEIVAVLARRAQGTDRTIGKIVFTADDAAPLS from the coding sequence GTGCGACGACTGGGTTACGAGCGGTTCGGCGGACCGGACGTGCTCTCCTGGCGGGAGGCCCCCGTGCCGATGCCGCGGCGCGGTGAGGTGCTGGTGCGCACGCGCGCCGCGAGCATCAACGCGACGGACGAGAAGATCCTCTCCGGCGCCGCCCGGATCATGGCCGTCGGCCGGAAGCGCCCCTACGGCTTCGGGCTCGACATCGCCGGCACGGTCGAGGCGCTCGGCCCCGGCGACCACTCCGTCTCGATCGGCGACCGCGTCGTGGGGATGACCCGCGACGGCGACGCCTTCGCGGACGCCTCGATCGTCCGGAGCCGCTCGCTGGTGCCGCTGCCCGACGCCCTCGACGACGTGCAGGGGGTGACGCTGGCGATGTCCGGCGGCACCGCGATCGGCACGGTCGACGCCCTGCGGGTCCGCGCCGGCGAGCAGGTGCTCGTGGGCGGCGGCTCCGGAGCGATCGGGAACCTCGTCGTGCAGCTGCTCCTCCGCGCGGGCTGCACCGTCGCCGCGACCGGCTCGGCCGCGTCCGCCGACACGCTGCGCGCGCTCGGCGCCGAGCCGCACGACTACCGGCTGCTCGATCTCGGCGTGCTCGGCGGCCGCTTCGATGCGGTGCTCGACGTCTCCGGCCATCTCCCGGCGAAGGACGCCGCGCTCCTGCTCGCCGACGGCGGGCGCTACGCCACGCTGGTGCCGAGCGGCCCGGACCTCGGCGCCCAGGCGGCGAGCCTCGTCCGGCGCGGCAGCCCGCGGGTGAGCAACCTGATCGTCACGGCGAGCGCCGAGCGGATCGGCCGCGCGGTGTCGCTCGCCGTCTCGGGCGAGCTCGTCCCGACGGCCGGCGCCGTGCACCCGCTCGACGAGATCGTCGCCGTGCTCGCGCGGCGGGCGCAGGGCACCGACCGGACGATCGGCAAGATCGTCTTCACCGCCGACGACGCGGCTCCGCTGAGCTGA
- a CDS encoding cold-shock protein yields MPTGTVKWFNSEKGFGFIAPDDGGADVFAHFSAIAKEGYRELVENQHVEYDVEQGRKGPQAANIRGVGE; encoded by the coding sequence ATGCCTACTGGCACCGTTAAGTGGTTCAACTCCGAAAAGGGCTTCGGCTTCATCGCTCCCGACGACGGAGGCGCCGACGTGTTCGCGCACTTCTCCGCCATCGCCAAGGAGGGCTACCGCGAGCTCGTCGAGAACCAGCACGTCGAGTACGACGTCGAGCAGGGCCGCAAGGGCCCGCAGGCCGCGAACATCCGCGGCGTCGGCGAGTAA
- a CDS encoding ATP-binding protein — protein MLLPSAEIPGSAIPGADPATADALELRREQTEVGIACARRAGGVFAGASALHLALLAPAELVVVLPSALLLLVSAAIQLSSRRAGPGGARAVLAGLVLGFAALAAFLGPGVQDGDRTVLSCVTMLASMALPAGLLAIGSSARLGAAAVLAGLPALALGTAATWGSGRGLFVGLSVVVCWIIAVIGARWLASSVERAHTGTARLLTAHAAERRSSESEAQRRREARLMHDTILATLTLLAHRGEGVPASTLRAQAEADLALLRRLDRADPEPAPTAAEEGSALPPVLAEVGRRAEALGVEVRWHTGAADSGFEVLLRGPALDALARAAGECLENVRRHSGAATAHVTLDQGEDSVRVTVSDAGRGFDPSTVAESRLGLAQSVVGRIEAVGGTVRVFSAVGAGTTVLMSVPR, from the coding sequence ATGCTGCTCCCGAGTGCCGAGATCCCGGGCTCCGCGATCCCCGGCGCCGATCCCGCGACGGCCGACGCGCTCGAGCTCCGGCGCGAGCAGACGGAGGTCGGCATCGCCTGCGCGCGGCGGGCCGGCGGAGTGTTCGCCGGCGCCTCCGCGCTCCACCTGGCTCTGCTCGCCCCGGCCGAGCTGGTCGTCGTGCTGCCGAGCGCCCTCCTCCTCCTCGTCAGCGCCGCCATCCAGCTCTCCTCCCGCCGGGCCGGGCCGGGCGGTGCCCGGGCGGTGCTCGCCGGTCTCGTGCTCGGCTTCGCCGCGCTCGCCGCGTTCCTCGGCCCGGGCGTCCAGGACGGCGACCGCACGGTGCTCAGCTGCGTGACCATGCTCGCCTCGATGGCCCTCCCCGCCGGGCTGCTCGCGATCGGCTCGTCCGCGCGGCTCGGCGCGGCGGCCGTGCTCGCCGGGCTCCCGGCGCTGGCCCTCGGCACGGCGGCCACCTGGGGGTCGGGCCGCGGGCTGTTCGTCGGCCTCTCCGTCGTGGTCTGCTGGATCATCGCGGTCATCGGCGCGCGCTGGCTCGCCTCGAGCGTCGAGCGCGCCCACACCGGCACCGCGCGCCTGCTGACGGCGCACGCGGCCGAGCGCCGCTCCAGCGAGAGCGAGGCGCAGCGCCGCCGCGAGGCGCGCCTGATGCACGACACGATCCTCGCCACCCTCACCCTCCTCGCCCACCGCGGCGAGGGCGTCCCCGCGTCGACGCTGCGCGCTCAGGCCGAGGCGGACCTCGCCCTCCTGCGGCGGCTCGACCGGGCCGACCCGGAGCCCGCCCCGACGGCCGCCGAGGAGGGGAGCGCGCTGCCGCCGGTGCTCGCCGAGGTGGGCCGCCGGGCCGAGGCGCTCGGCGTGGAAGTGCGCTGGCACACCGGCGCCGCCGACTCAGGGTTCGAGGTCCTCCTCCGCGGGCCGGCGCTCGACGCCCTCGCACGGGCGGCGGGGGAGTGCCTCGAGAACGTGCGCCGCCACTCCGGTGCGGCCACGGCGCACGTCACGCTCGACCAGGGCGAGGACTCGGTCCGCGTGACCGTCTCGGACGCCGGTCGCGGCTTCGACCCCTCGACTGTCGCGGAGTCGCGGCTCGGGCTCGCGCAGTCGGTCGTCGGGCGGATCGAGGCCGTCGGCGGCACGGTCCGGGTGTTCTCCGCGGTCGGGGCCGGCACGACCGTCCTGATGAGCGTGCCGCGATGA
- a CDS encoding response regulator transcription factor: MSAPDGTTTSGTPGIALAILDDHPILLSALTEWINRSGSDIRVVATAPSWTALLAHPRFPTDVVLLDIDLGDDLDLAMKIRTITASGAATIIISTHSQPETVAGALEAGARGYLVKSERTEVILEAIRTAARGECFLTPQTRALLGGGGAGPLTARERRIVGLFVEGLSLKQVATELGITQDAARSSLRNARAKYRAEGVGVSTKIALRRQALRDGIIGRTP, encoded by the coding sequence GTGAGCGCCCCCGACGGAACGACGACGAGCGGGACTCCCGGGATCGCCCTCGCGATCCTCGACGACCACCCGATCCTGCTCAGCGCCCTCACGGAGTGGATCAACCGCTCCGGCTCCGACATCCGCGTCGTCGCGACGGCCCCGAGCTGGACCGCTCTGCTGGCGCACCCGCGCTTCCCCACCGACGTCGTGCTGCTCGACATCGACCTCGGCGACGACCTCGACCTCGCGATGAAGATCCGGACGATCACCGCCTCGGGCGCCGCCACGATCATCATCAGCACGCACTCGCAGCCCGAGACCGTCGCCGGCGCGCTGGAGGCGGGCGCGCGCGGCTACCTGGTCAAGAGCGAGCGGACCGAGGTCATCCTCGAGGCCATCCGCACCGCGGCGCGCGGCGAGTGCTTCCTCACCCCGCAGACCAGGGCTCTGCTCGGCGGCGGCGGCGCCGGGCCGCTGACGGCCCGGGAGCGCCGGATCGTCGGCCTCTTCGTCGAGGGCCTCTCGCTCAAGCAGGTCGCGACCGAGCTCGGGATCACCCAGGACGCGGCCCGCAGCTCGCTCCGCAACGCGCGGGCGAAGTACCGCGCCGAGGGCGTGGGCGTGAGCACCAAGATCGCGCTGCGCCGCCAGGCGCTGCGCGACGGGATCATCGGGCGCACGCCCTAG